Genomic window (Oceanispirochaeta sp. M1):
ACATTGCCAGGGATATTACAGAAAAAACTGCCCGTCTGATAGAAGACGAGGGATTCAGGGAGTTTTACCATCCTGAAACGGGAGAAGGGGGAGGAGCCGAAGGTTTTCTATGGCCGGCTCTGATTCTGGATATGATTAAGAGCTACATCCCGTAAAATATATCTTCCTGTCAGGAGAGGACCGGCAGCGGTTCTCTCCTATCTTTCCGGCAGGACTGAAACCTTGCGGAGCCTGACCCCGGTGCACTCAGGGGGAACAGCCGCAATGATAGTTGAATCCTTCTCTTTTCTATTGCCACATAAAGGCTCAGGGGATTATACTGCCGACTATGGCAAACGACACAATTAAACAAATTTTGAAAAAAACAGAGAGCATCGGTAGCGAAATAATTGTACAGGGCTGGGTTAGAACCCAAAGAGATACAAAAGATATAGCTTTTGTTGCACTGAATGACGGATCCTGCATGAATAATCTGCAGGTTATTGCAGATAAAACAGATATTTCAGAAGACATTCTGCACAGACTCACCACCGGAGCAAGCTGTTCTGTAACGGGAACTCTTGTTGAGTCTCCAGCAAAGGGTCAGGCAGTTGAGCTGCAGGCATCTTCGGTTGAAGTACTGGGAGACTGTCCTTCAGACTATCCTCTTCAGAAGAAGAGACACTCCTTTGAGTTTTTAAGAGAGATCGGACACCTCCGGGCCAGGACAAATACATTCAGTGCTGTCGCGAGAGTACGTAACGCCCTGACAATGGCAGTTCACAGCTTTTTTCAGGAAAATGAATTTTTTAATGTTCATACTCCCCTGATTACCGCGAGTGATACAGAAGGGGCCGGGGAGATGTTTCAGGTAACAACTCTTCCTTTCGATACATTCGACAGCTCCAAGGGAATTGACTACTCCAGAGACTTTTTCGGTAAGAAAGCATCCCTTACCGTTAGTGGTCAGCTCTCAGCCGAGACCTATGCCACAGCCATGGGCCGTGTATATACATTTGGTCCCACATTCCGTGCCGAAAACTCCAATACATCCCGTCATCTGGCGGAATTCTGGATGATCGAACCCGAAATGTCCTTCTGTGATATTAACGGTGATATGGATCTTGCTGAAGATTTTTTAAAGTATGTATTAAGTTCTGTGCTTGAGAAATGCCCCGAGGATATGGAGTTCTTTAACAAGTTTGTTCAGAAGGGAATTATTGATGACCTGAAGGCTGTAATCAGCTCTGATTTTACCAGAATCACTTATACAAAAGCGGTAGAGGATCTTGAAAGCTCGGGGAAAAAGTTTGAGTATCCTGTATCCTGGGGAATCGATCTGGCCTCTGAACATGAAAAGTATCTGACAGAAGAAGTATATAAAGGCCCGGTAATCATCACTGACTATCCCAAGGATATTAAAGCCTTCTATATGAAGATGAATGATGACGGAAAAACTGTCAGAGCCATGGATGTTCTGGTACCCCGTCTGGGTGAGATTATCGGCGGTAGTGAGAGAGAAAATCGTCATGATGTCTTGTTGGATCGTATAAAAGATATGGGACTTGAGGCTGAAGATTACTGGTGGTATCTGGATCTGAGAAAGTTCGGAACAGTGCCTCACGCAGGATTCGGACTCGGTTTTGAGCGGCTGGTACAGTACGCAACGGGAATGGCCAACATTCGTGACGTTATCCCCTATGCACGTTCATCCAAAAACTGTGAGTTTTAAGAGTCTCATATGATGAGATTGCTGAATTATACCCGGGCTGAACTCATTGATTATGTCCAGGATAATTTTGCAAAGGGTGAATACTACGGCAATGCCCTGTTTCGTGAACTCTATGGTAATCTGGATAGAGGTCGGGACAGGGAGTCCAATCCGGCATTTGCATCTTTTTATAAAACTATAACTCAGCAGTTCCCTCTACCTCCACTTACGGAAAAAATAGAAGAAGAGGGGACTGTTAAATTTCTCCTCCAGATGGGAGACGGCTACAGTTCCGAGTCAGTTTTGATTCCAATGAAAAATTACAGCACCCTCTGCCTCTCTTCCCAGATAGGATGTCGCTTCGGATGCAGTTTCTGTGCAACGGGAAAGATGGGGTATATCCGGAATCTCAGCACTGCGGAGATTGTGGCTCAGGTCATGATAGCTCTCTTTTCCCTGAACTGTAAGGATCTGCAGAATATTGTTTTTATGGGTATGGGTGAACCCTTTGATAATTTTGATAATATTATCCGTGCTATAGACATTCTCTCGGATGAGAGAGGGCTGAATATCCCTAAACGGCGGATATCCGTATCTACTGCGGGGCATTGTGAAGGAATCAGGGACCTCTCCGGGCTCTGTGAGAGCCGACCGGAAGATTATTACCATACTCTTCATCTCAGTGTAAGCCTCCACAGTGCCGTGGAGGATACAAGAAACTCACTGATGCCCATGGGAAGACAATATCCATTGGATGAGTTGAGGCAGACTCTTCTGGATTCTCCCTACAGCCAGGTTAAGGATGGCCTTTATATCGAATATCTTATAATTCCCGGTCTGACAGACAGGGATGGGGAAATAGAAGCCCTCAAGGGCTTTCTGGAGGGAATGCAGGCAAAAATCAACCTGATCCCTTATAATCCAGTTAAAGGAAGCCCCTGGAAGGCACCGACAAATGAAGAAATAAACCGCATCTGGAACAGTTTGAAGACTGCGGGATTTTATTGCCGGACCCGGCGTAGCAAAGGTGAGACCATGATGGCTGCCTGTGGACAGCTGGGCAGCAGGAGAAATAAGAATGAGCACACAGGATAATTCCTTTAAGAAAATGACACAGCATATCAGTCCCGGTGAAACAATCTTCAAAGAGGGTGAGCTCGGTAATGTGATGTATGTCATCATGGACGGTGATATTGAGATCCGGAAAAAGACAGGGAAAGCTTCATATAAGACTCTCATAGTCCTGAAAAAGGGTGACTTTTTCGGTGAGATGGCAATTATTGAAAGGAAGCCGAGAACCGCAAGTGCGGTTGCCAGGACTCAGTGCAAATTGATTATGCTTGATACGGATGCCTTCTACGCCATGGTAGAGAAAAGCTCTGACTTTGCTGTAAAAATGATTAAGACCCTTTCATCCCGTCTGAGAAAGGCGGACCATCTGATCGAGTATCTTCTGGGTTCAAATGATGAAAAACAGGTGGTTATGGGGCTGGCGTCCTTTGTGAAGAGTCATCCTGATTCAGATACAGGTAGCGGTGAATATAAAATTGATCTGCGGGAGTTCCTGCGATGGTCTTCTCAGAATCTGGGATATCCGGATCATACGGTGCAGGAGGCTATCAAGAGGCTGATCGCCCGGAAGGTGGTCAAGGTCAATGATTCTTCCGGAAAAATCAGCAGTATCTTCCTGGCCCACAATCTGATGGCCAGGCTCTAGGTTCTATCCCTTCAGCTGATCAGCTGGGAAGGGCTTAATAGCGACTCTGAATAAATTTCAGCTGATCCCTGAGCATGAACACTGATTTCATCACATAACCCCTGGAAGCAGCTTCTTTCAGGGGTCTGTCATACATATACTCAATTTCCATACTTCTTTTATAGTTAAAGTCCAGCTTCATGCTTGGTTCATAGGGTGTCATTTTGTCAGTGAAGATGAGCATCTTTTCAACGGCTTCTTTTTCTATCACACAGCCGCAGACGGCGGCTCCCGCAATCACTTCCTCCATAAGAACTCTAATAAGGTGACGTGAATCGGGATTGGTCATAATATCCTGTGTATTACAGTTAAGAGCGACGGTGAGGCCGTTGTAAGGGATGTTCCATAACAGTTTACGCCAGCGGGCTTCATGAAGATCATCCACAAGGGTGACTGGTACAGAGGCTTCATCCATGAGTCTCCCCACTTCATCTCTCAGGTCTTTATGATCAGGATTCAAAGCACCAAGGGTCATGAGTCCATAATCCAGATGCTCAATAATTCCGGGAGCCTTCTTTCTGGAACATATAAAACACATTCCTCCCAAAACAGGATTCTCTGGAAACCAGCTTTGGAATTCCTCTTCCATGCCAAGGCCGTTCTGTAGAACCAGAAGAGCCGTATCCTTATGAACAAGGGGAGCAATCTGTTCTCTGAGAATGCTGTTCCCTGTTGTTTTCAGTGCTATCAGAACCACATCGGAGGGAGGAATATCATCAGTTTTATTAAATACAGAAGGGTTCTCCAGAAAAATATCACCCTTGGGAGAGTGAATCTTCAGTCCGGATTCTTTTATTGTATCGTAGTCGCTTCGCGCCAGGAAATGGACAGTATTTCCAAGCTCGGCCAGGCGGCCTCCATAATATGCACCTACGGCGCCGGTTCCAAAAACGGTAAAGGTCAAAATTATTCTCCTTCAAGTAGCTCACAGAGGCTCATATTCTCAGGTGACATAAGCTGATAGAGGGATTTCTCCATCAGGACTCCCTCACGCTGGGGGGTATTATGTCCGAATGTATTTCTTAT
Coding sequences:
- a CDS encoding 2-dehydropantoate 2-reductase, whose product is MTFTVFGTGAVGAYYGGRLAELGNTVHFLARSDYDTIKESGLKIHSPKGDIFLENPSVFNKTDDIPPSDVVLIALKTTGNSILREQIAPLVHKDTALLVLQNGLGMEEEFQSWFPENPVLGGMCFICSRKKAPGIIEHLDYGLMTLGALNPDHKDLRDEVGRLMDEASVPVTLVDDLHEARWRKLLWNIPYNGLTVALNCNTQDIMTNPDSRHLIRVLMEEVIAGAAVCGCVIEKEAVEKMLIFTDKMTPYEPSMKLDFNYKRSMEIEYMYDRPLKEAASRGYVMKSVFMLRDQLKFIQSRY
- the rlmN gene encoding 23S rRNA (adenine(2503)-C(2))-methyltransferase RlmN, whose product is MMRLLNYTRAELIDYVQDNFAKGEYYGNALFRELYGNLDRGRDRESNPAFASFYKTITQQFPLPPLTEKIEEEGTVKFLLQMGDGYSSESVLIPMKNYSTLCLSSQIGCRFGCSFCATGKMGYIRNLSTAEIVAQVMIALFSLNCKDLQNIVFMGMGEPFDNFDNIIRAIDILSDERGLNIPKRRISVSTAGHCEGIRDLSGLCESRPEDYYHTLHLSVSLHSAVEDTRNSLMPMGRQYPLDELRQTLLDSPYSQVKDGLYIEYLIIPGLTDRDGEIEALKGFLEGMQAKINLIPYNPVKGSPWKAPTNEEINRIWNSLKTAGFYCRTRRSKGETMMAACGQLGSRRNKNEHTG
- a CDS encoding cyclic nucleotide-binding domain-containing protein, translating into MSTQDNSFKKMTQHISPGETIFKEGELGNVMYVIMDGDIEIRKKTGKASYKTLIVLKKGDFFGEMAIIERKPRTASAVARTQCKLIMLDTDAFYAMVEKSSDFAVKMIKTLSSRLRKADHLIEYLLGSNDEKQVVMGLASFVKSHPDSDTGSGEYKIDLREFLRWSSQNLGYPDHTVQEAIKRLIARKVVKVNDSSGKISSIFLAHNLMARL
- the asnS gene encoding asparagine--tRNA ligase — encoded protein: MANDTIKQILKKTESIGSEIIVQGWVRTQRDTKDIAFVALNDGSCMNNLQVIADKTDISEDILHRLTTGASCSVTGTLVESPAKGQAVELQASSVEVLGDCPSDYPLQKKRHSFEFLREIGHLRARTNTFSAVARVRNALTMAVHSFFQENEFFNVHTPLITASDTEGAGEMFQVTTLPFDTFDSSKGIDYSRDFFGKKASLTVSGQLSAETYATAMGRVYTFGPTFRAENSNTSRHLAEFWMIEPEMSFCDINGDMDLAEDFLKYVLSSVLEKCPEDMEFFNKFVQKGIIDDLKAVISSDFTRITYTKAVEDLESSGKKFEYPVSWGIDLASEHEKYLTEEVYKGPVIITDYPKDIKAFYMKMNDDGKTVRAMDVLVPRLGEIIGGSERENRHDVLLDRIKDMGLEAEDYWWYLDLRKFGTVPHAGFGLGFERLVQYATGMANIRDVIPYARSSKNCEF